Within Metabacillus sp. KUDC1714, the genomic segment TTCGAAGCTGATCAACAATTTGTCCAGCCAAAAGTTGACCTGTTTTAATCATTTCAGTAGCAGCTTCCTTTGTGATTGTTTGGTGTGTTTCTAACAAACCAATTTTTGCTGGTTCCTTTAATGTCATAACATAATGTTCTTGCTTTTTTCTAATTCTAAGGGCTGCTCCAAGCTCTTTTAGAGAGAACTGAGGAGTATCAAAGTAGTGGTTTTCTTGCTTGATAAATTCATGTTCCTCTATATGAAAAGCAGTTTTTATTTTTCGGAATTCTATTTCGGTAAGTAAATTTTTGAATTCTATCTCTATTTCCTGTGACATATCAAGTGAATCCTCTCATAGATGAATTTTATAGTTTCGTGAATTTGTATCTCGTATCAGCTCAGAGAAGACTGATCTTTTGCACATTTACATTTCTTTTATTATCTCCTGAATCTAATCATCTCGCAATGTTATCATGTGAGTTTTTAATATGGTAAAATAATCATGGAACGTGTAATGGAAGGAGATTTTTTTATGAATAAAAGAGTTGAACTAACGAAAGCAATGATAGACAATAATAGCCTAATTCTGCATCCTGAATCCAATTCAATCGAAATGCAAGGATTACAGGCAAAAGGACAGATGCTTGTTGATTCTGATCAATTGGCATTTATCTATATTTTAGAAACTGCTGATGAGTTTGTCTATGCTGGATTACCACATACAATTTGGACAGAATTAAGAGAAGCAAAAGATAAAGGCCTTAAGGTAATCTTACAAATAAAAGAACAAAATTTAGAATTAGTCGAGTTATTTGATGAACTTGATTATCTGTTAGAAAATATCAAGGGAAATGCAAACTATGGTGAAGAGATGGAGAAAAAGGTTGTTGAGTTATTTTCTTTAACATAATCCATAGACAATGAGTAACTACAAAGATTTTATACTTTGTATTCTTGTCTAGCACCAGTGTCTGCATTTTTTAGGCTTTATTGTGTGGTGGCTTAAGGGGGATTTTACATGCAAAGCGAACAATGGAAATTATTTTTAGCTCCTTACAACCAAGCTGTTGAGGAATTAAAGGTAAAATTAAGAGGAATTAGATCACAATATGAACTAGAGCATTCAAATTCTCCAATTGAGTTTGTAACTGGTCGTGTTAAACCAATTGCGAGTATACTTGATAAGTCCAAACGTAAAGGTA encodes:
- a CDS encoding CYTH domain-containing protein, which translates into the protein MSQEIEIEFKNLLTEIEFRKIKTAFHIEEHEFIKQENHYFDTPQFSLKELGAALRIRKKQEHYVMTLKEPAKIGLLETHQTITKEAATEMIKTGQLLAGQIVDQLRKLGIDDKSITYFGTLTTMRAEKNHRNGLLVLDHSRYLTVEDFEIEYEVQDEAKGKVIFQEILNELEIPIRHTKNKIRRFYEQKYKEMG
- a CDS encoding UPF0738 family protein; protein product: MNKRVELTKAMIDNNSLILHPESNSIEMQGLQAKGQMLVDSDQLAFIYILETADEFVYAGLPHTIWTELREAKDKGLKVILQIKEQNLELVELFDELDYLLENIKGNANYGEEMEKKVVELFSLT